Proteins from one Ficedula albicollis isolate OC2 chromosome 21, FicAlb1.5, whole genome shotgun sequence genomic window:
- the TNFRSF18 gene encoding tumor necrosis factor receptor superfamily member 18 — translation MLQARLWLLLALLAGRWLCRGRAGLCQDGLEPREIWGGGTKCCPHCTWRAGDATPCEASPDHDCKCPEGFGCSDKPCQFCQRLPRCEPGWEPRRIGTENFQFECKPCENGFYSSSRNSQCRNWTDCESSGYVTLRAGNSTHNSVCSLPVGPLERAWIPLEFPSSTILAILTAVAVFVLILLTFLLHFCIWSLRRDKKFPAADLGLSFPRPLPLQGEESHSIQFPEEEHGDKTAEEKISSLSLKVYSELR, via the exons atgttGCAGGCCcggctgtggctgctgctggcgcTGCTGGCCGGGCGCTGGCTGTGCCGGGGCcgagctgggctgtgccaggacgGGCTGGAACCGCGAGAGATCTGGGGAGGGGGCACCAAGTGCTGCCCCCACTGCACCTGGAGGGCAG GAGATGCCACCCCCTGCGAGGCATCGCCGGACCACGACTGCAAATGTCCCGAGGGCTTCGGCTGCTCCGACAAACCCTGCCAGTTCTGCCAGAGACTGCCCCGCTGTGAGCCGGGCTGGGAGCCCCGCAGGATCG GAACGGAGAATTTCCAGTTCGAGTGCAAACCCTGCGAGAACGGCTTCtactccagcagcaggaacagccagTGCCGCAACTGGACTGA ctgtgagagcagcGGGTACGTCACGCTCCGGGCAGGGAACAGCACCCACAACTCCGTGTGCAGCCTTCCCGTGGGACCTCTGGAGAGAG CTTGGattcccctggaattcccatccAGCACCATCCTGGCCATCCTGACGGCTGTGGCCGTGTTTGTGCTCATCCTGCTCACGTTCCTGCTGCACTTCTGCATCTGGAGCCTCCGCAGGGACAAGAaattcccagctgcag ATTTGGGACTGAGCTTCCCTCGGCCGCTGCCGCTGCAGGGGGAGGAGTCGCACAGCATCCAATTCCCGGAGGAGGAGCACGGCGACAAAACCGCCGAGGAAAAaatctccagcctctccctcaAAGTCTACAGCGAGCTCAGATAA